In the genome of Streptomyces collinus, one region contains:
- a CDS encoding NAD-dependent epimerase/dehydratase family protein, whose amino-acid sequence MEKALEVLVIGGNRYVGKRLITRLLAEGHRVTVLNRGSSPPPAGVEHLRADRDDERSLTGALGSREFDVVVDQVCYTPRQAAIARRVFTGRTRRYVMTSTVEVYEYEDSEVLVREEAVDPSTVPVDAGLPWDDPAFLQAQYGEGKRQAEAVLAAGPGFASTVVRVAHVLGGDDDFTGRLAHYAERIRTGEPIAVPTANRPATYVHVEEIARFLAWAAGEDFTGPVNAASSGALSTEELCAAVAAHVPGGRAEFRPVEVGEVSPFSFRRFYGMDNARAARLGFTFSEARQWLPRAVAETLGKGD is encoded by the coding sequence ATGGAAAAGGCCCTGGAAGTACTGGTCATCGGCGGCAACCGATACGTCGGAAAGCGTCTCATCACACGGCTCCTCGCCGAAGGCCACCGCGTCACCGTGCTGAACCGCGGGTCCTCCCCGCCGCCCGCCGGGGTGGAGCACCTGCGCGCCGACCGGGACGACGAAAGGTCGCTGACCGGCGCGCTCGGCTCGCGGGAATTCGACGTTGTCGTCGACCAGGTCTGCTACACCCCGCGCCAGGCCGCGATCGCCCGCCGTGTCTTCACCGGACGCACCCGGCGCTATGTGATGACCTCCACGGTCGAGGTGTACGAGTACGAGGACTCCGAGGTTTTGGTGCGGGAAGAGGCCGTCGACCCGTCCACCGTCCCCGTCGACGCCGGACTGCCCTGGGACGATCCCGCGTTCCTTCAGGCCCAGTACGGGGAGGGCAAGCGGCAGGCCGAGGCGGTCCTCGCGGCCGGACCCGGGTTCGCGTCCACGGTGGTGCGGGTGGCCCATGTGCTGGGCGGGGACGACGACTTCACGGGCCGGCTGGCCCACTATGCCGAGCGGATACGCACCGGCGAGCCGATCGCCGTGCCGACGGCGAACCGGCCGGCCACGTACGTCCACGTCGAGGAGATCGCCCGCTTCCTGGCCTGGGCGGCGGGTGAGGACTTCACCGGGCCGGTGAACGCCGCCTCCTCCGGGGCGCTGAGCACCGAGGAGCTGTGTGCGGCGGTGGCCGCTCATGTCCCGGGCGGCCGGGCCGAGTTCCGGCCCGTGGAGGTCGGTGAGGTCTCGCCGTTCTCCTTCCGCCGCTTCTACGGCATGGACAACGCCCGGGCCGCCCGGCTGGGGTTCACCTTCAGCGAGGCCCGGCAGTGGCTGCCGCGTGCCGTCGCGGAGACGCTCGGGAAGGGCGACTGA
- a CDS encoding Lrp/AsnC family transcriptional regulator has translation MGVQAAAPKEPRHLRTAADETSVAFDALDRQILQLLQIDGRIKLSELGRRVRLSPAAVTERVRRLEAAGVISGYGAHVAPARLGYGIQAFIRVNPHGGYTLKHPRTLELIERPEITEVHHVVGEDCWILKVAVRDTVQLEDVLEAVSALGRTTTSIVLTSPVERKPLLP, from the coding sequence ATGGGAGTTCAGGCCGCCGCACCGAAAGAACCACGGCATCTGCGGACCGCCGCCGACGAAACATCGGTGGCCTTCGACGCGCTGGACCGGCAGATCCTCCAGCTGCTCCAGATCGACGGCCGGATCAAGCTCAGCGAGCTGGGCCGCCGGGTCCGGCTCAGCCCCGCGGCCGTCACCGAGCGGGTGCGACGGCTGGAGGCCGCGGGCGTGATCAGCGGCTACGGCGCCCACGTAGCGCCGGCCCGGCTCGGCTACGGCATCCAGGCGTTCATCCGGGTCAATCCGCACGGCGGCTACACCCTCAAGCACCCCAGGACCCTGGAGCTGATCGAGCGCCCCGAGATCACCGAGGTGCACCACGTGGTGGGGGAGGACTGCTGGATCCTCAAGGTCGCCGTCCGGGACACCGTCCAATTGGAGGACGTCCTGGAGGCGGTCTCCGCGCTGGGCCGCACCACCACGTCGATCGTGCTGACCTCCCCGGTGGAGCGGAAACCACTGTTGCCTTGA
- a CDS encoding MerR family transcriptional regulator gives MRIGELAARAGTTTRTLRYYESRGLLPARRTGNGYRSYDESDLRLLRQIRTLQDFGFDLEETRPFVECLRAGHPEGDSCPASLAVYRRKLDELDALIGQLTGVRDTVARQLERAELARAELAAEAEVPGGPEPACELGGNPW, from the coding sequence ATGCGAATCGGCGAGCTGGCCGCACGGGCCGGGACCACGACGCGGACGCTGCGGTACTACGAGTCGCGGGGGCTGTTGCCCGCGCGGCGCACGGGCAACGGGTACCGGAGCTACGACGAGAGCGACCTGCGCCTGCTGCGGCAGATCAGGACGCTTCAGGACTTCGGGTTCGACCTGGAGGAGACGCGGCCGTTCGTCGAGTGTCTGAGGGCCGGGCACCCCGAGGGCGACTCGTGCCCGGCGTCGCTCGCGGTCTACCGGCGCAAGCTGGACGAACTCGACGCGCTCATCGGCCAGCTGACCGGCGTGCGGGACACCGTGGCCCGGCAGCTGGAGCGGGCCGAGCTGGCGCGGGCCGAGCTGGCTGCCGAGGCGGAGGTTCCGGGCGGTCCGGAGCCCGCATGCGAGCTGGGAGGAAACCCATGGTGA
- a CDS encoding thioredoxin family protein: MVTGVAGVTDVTDADFEAEVLGAQLPVLVEFTAGWCPPCRQMAPVLKALAAEEGDRLKVVQLDVDSNPATTNAYKVLSMPTFLVFRGGEPVKAMVGARAKRKLLEELADVI, encoded by the coding sequence ATGGTGACCGGAGTGGCGGGAGTGACCGACGTGACGGACGCGGACTTCGAGGCGGAGGTGCTCGGTGCGCAGCTCCCGGTACTGGTGGAGTTCACCGCCGGCTGGTGCCCTCCCTGCAGGCAGATGGCCCCGGTACTCAAGGCCCTCGCCGCCGAGGAGGGCGACCGGCTGAAGGTGGTGCAGCTCGACGTCGACTCCAACCCGGCGACGACCAACGCCTACAAGGTGCTGTCCATGCCGACGTTCCTGGTGTTCCGCGGTGGCGAGCCCGTGAAGGCGATGGTGGGAGCGCGGGCCAAGCGGAAGCTGCTGGAGGAACTCGCCGACGTGATCTAG
- a CDS encoding HelD family protein, with product MRQEQEFIDGLYARVDALRGDAETSVTDALAQGNTPMQARLERDILVAERSGLLAALNAVDGSLCFGRIDLTSGVTHRIGRIGLRTDDAERTPVLIDWRADVARPFYLATGHTPMGLRRRRHIATDGRTVTHLHDEILDLGDETRTGHEDPTGDAVLLAALNSARTGRMGDIVQTIQADQDRIIRAPHRGVMVVEGGPGTGKTAVALHRAAYLLYEHRELLAKRAVLIVGPNPAFLGYIGEVLPSLGETGVLLATVGELFPGVKATATDTPEAAAVKGRAGMADVLAEVVRSRQALPDPVITIEHDREVLMLDDGLVNVARERTRAVKLPHNAAREHFEGHILNALTDLYAERIGTDPFDGSSLLDPSDITQIRDDLAENPEVWSAVDQLWPLLTPQRLVADFLAAPEEFLPAEDADAVRRPVTRRWTVADVPLLDEAAELLGDDDRLARDRAERERQRQIAYAQGVLDVSYASRTYEFEDKEEDDPEGSEVLSAHDIIDAERFAERHEEDDHRSAAERAAADRTWAFGHIIVDEAQELSPMAWRLLMRRSPTRSMTLVGDPAQTAEAAGVGSWSGILSPYVEDRWEHTRLGVNYRTPAEIMDVAAAVVRAEQPGFEPPSSVRSTGVRPWARATDDLPGAVAKAVGELTPAEGRLAVIAPRDLHRPVAARLDGVTAGAEPDLTQAVVLLDPRQAKGLEFDSVLVVEPGRYGTSDLYVALTRATQRLGVLHTGPLPQALAEAFG from the coding sequence TTGCGACAGGAACAGGAATTCATCGACGGGTTGTACGCGCGCGTGGACGCGCTGCGCGGCGACGCCGAGACCTCCGTCACGGACGCGCTCGCGCAGGGCAACACCCCCATGCAGGCCAGACTTGAGCGGGACATCCTCGTGGCCGAGCGCTCCGGGCTGCTCGCCGCGCTGAACGCGGTGGACGGCTCCCTGTGCTTCGGCCGGATCGACCTCACCTCGGGCGTCACCCACCGCATCGGCCGCATCGGCCTGCGCACCGACGACGCCGAGCGCACCCCCGTCCTGATCGACTGGCGTGCCGATGTCGCCCGCCCCTTCTACCTGGCCACCGGCCACACCCCGATGGGCCTCAGGCGCCGCCGGCACATCGCCACCGACGGCCGGACGGTCACCCACCTGCACGACGAGATCCTCGACCTCGGCGACGAGACCCGCACCGGCCACGAGGACCCGACGGGCGACGCCGTACTGCTCGCCGCCCTCAACTCCGCGCGCACCGGCCGCATGGGCGACATCGTGCAGACCATCCAGGCCGACCAGGACCGCATCATCCGTGCCCCGCACCGCGGCGTCATGGTGGTGGAGGGCGGCCCGGGCACCGGCAAGACGGCCGTCGCCCTGCACCGCGCCGCCTACCTGCTCTACGAGCACCGGGAACTGCTCGCCAAGCGGGCCGTGCTGATCGTCGGGCCCAACCCGGCGTTCCTCGGATACATCGGCGAGGTGCTGCCCTCCCTCGGCGAGACGGGTGTGCTCCTCGCGACCGTCGGCGAGCTGTTCCCCGGCGTCAAGGCCACCGCGACCGACACGCCCGAGGCCGCCGCCGTGAAGGGCCGGGCCGGCATGGCCGACGTGCTCGCCGAGGTCGTGCGCAGCCGGCAGGCGCTGCCCGACCCGGTGATCACCATCGAGCACGACCGCGAGGTCCTCATGCTCGACGACGGCCTGGTCAACGTCGCCCGCGAACGCACCCGTGCCGTCAAGCTGCCGCACAACGCCGCCCGCGAGCACTTCGAGGGCCACATCCTCAACGCCCTCACCGACCTGTACGCCGAGCGGATCGGCACCGACCCCTTCGACGGGTCCAGCCTGCTCGACCCCAGCGACATCACCCAGATCCGCGACGACCTCGCCGAGAACCCCGAGGTCTGGTCGGCCGTCGACCAATTGTGGCCGCTGCTGACCCCGCAGCGGCTCGTCGCGGACTTCCTCGCCGCGCCGGAGGAGTTCCTGCCCGCCGAGGACGCCGACGCCGTACGCCGCCCGGTCACCCGGCGCTGGACGGTCGCGGACGTGCCGTTGCTCGACGAGGCCGCCGAACTCCTCGGCGACGACGACCGGCTCGCCCGCGACCGCGCCGAACGCGAGCGGCAGCGGCAGATCGCCTACGCGCAGGGCGTGCTGGACGTGTCGTACGCGTCCCGCACGTACGAGTTCGAGGACAAGGAGGAGGACGACCCCGAGGGCTCCGAGGTGCTGTCCGCGCACGACATCATCGACGCCGAGCGCTTCGCCGAGCGGCACGAGGAGGACGACCACCGCAGCGCAGCCGAGCGCGCCGCCGCCGACCGCACCTGGGCGTTCGGGCACATCATCGTCGACGAGGCGCAGGAACTGTCGCCGATGGCGTGGCGGCTGCTGATGCGGCGCAGCCCGACCCGCTCGATGACCCTGGTCGGCGATCCGGCCCAGACGGCGGAGGCGGCCGGGGTCGGCTCCTGGTCGGGCATCCTCTCCCCGTACGTCGAGGACCGCTGGGAGCACACCCGGCTGGGCGTCAACTACCGCACCCCGGCCGAGATCATGGACGTCGCGGCGGCCGTGGTCCGCGCCGAGCAGCCGGGCTTCGAGCCGCCCAGCTCGGTCCGCTCCACGGGCGTACGTCCCTGGGCCCGCGCCACCGACGACCTCCCCGGCGCCGTCGCCAAGGCGGTCGGGGAACTCACCCCCGCCGAGGGACGGCTCGCGGTGATCGCCCCGCGCGACCTCCACCGCCCCGTCGCGGCACGGCTGGACGGCGTCACGGCGGGCGCCGAACCCGACCTCACCCAGGCGGTCGTCCTGCTCGACCCGCGCCAGGCCAAGGGCCTGGAGTTCGACTCCGTCCTCGTGGTCGAGCCCGGCCGCTACGGCACCAGCGACCTGTACGTGGCCCTGACCCGGGCCACCCAGCGGCTGGGCGTGCTGCACACCGGGCCCCTGCCCCAGGCCCTGGCGGAGGCCTTCGGATGA
- the glgB gene encoding 1,4-alpha-glucan branching enzyme codes for MTPRPESSGSRPKGTAGEKIPEQPTAAQQKSAAKKTAVPKQAAAKKAAPAKATAKKAAAAKTTVGKTVAKKAAAKKAAAEKTAVELPAAGTATAKKAAAKKTAVKKSAAKKATTVKATAAKTTAVKAASSTSTAAETVAGKAAAAKSPAAKNTAKKAPAKKAGTAKSAAATTTAAEAVAKKATPAKATAKKAAAKKTATAKKTATATSTVAESPAKKTTAGKAPAGKAVAKRGAVKKAPARRAAARKAPAGQAPALEAASAQVVPPEVEVAVSPAVDAADRERLLGGTHHDPHSVLGAHPVPGGIAFRAFRPYALSVTVVAGELRAELHDDGEGFFSGLLPLREVPAYRLVVEYEGTVLETEDAYRFLPTLGDLDLHLIGEGRHEELWTALGAHPMTHEGVTGTRFAVWAPNARGVRVAGTFNFWDGTGHVMRSLGSSGVWELFLPDVGEGELYKFEITRPDGSRTLRADPLARRTEVPPATSSVITSSAYEWGDAEWLARRAEAPAHEAPFSVYEVHLASWRPGLTYRQLAEQLPGYVKNLGFTHVELMPVAEHPFGGSWGYQVTGFYAPTARLGTPDDFRYLVDKLHQAGIGVLMDWVPAHFPRDAWALAEFDGRPLYEHEDPLRAAHPDWGTLEFDFGRNEVRNFLVANAVYWCEEFHIDGLRVDAVASMLYLDYSREPGQWTPNEHGGRENLDAVAFLQEMNATVYRRVPGVVTIAEESTAWDGVTRATHHKGPSGFGGLGFGLKWNMGWMHDSLQYMSHEPVHRKYHHGEMTFSMVYAYSENYVLPISHDEVVHGKRSLVSKMPGDWWQQRAGVRAYLGFMWAHPGKQLLFMGQEFAQGAEWSEAHGPDWWLLDPGYGAEPDHRGVRDLVRDLNTVYRATPALWRLDTDPAGFEWIVGDAADDNVLAFLRLDPEGVPVLAVSNFAPVTRQDYRLGVPEDVPAWHEAVNTDAARYGGSDVTHPDPVKPEPQPWHGRPASIRLTLPPLATVWLRPA; via the coding sequence GTGACCCCCCGCCCTGAGTCCAGCGGTTCGCGCCCCAAGGGGACCGCCGGGGAGAAGATCCCCGAGCAGCCCACGGCCGCCCAGCAGAAGAGCGCCGCGAAGAAGACGGCGGTGCCCAAACAGGCAGCGGCGAAGAAGGCGGCCCCCGCGAAGGCGACCGCCAAGAAGGCCGCCGCCGCGAAGACCACCGTCGGCAAGACGGTGGCCAAGAAGGCGGCGGCGAAGAAGGCCGCAGCCGAGAAGACGGCGGTCGAGCTGCCCGCGGCCGGGACGGCCACGGCGAAGAAGGCCGCGGCGAAGAAGACGGCCGTCAAGAAATCGGCCGCCAAGAAGGCCACGACGGTCAAGGCGACGGCGGCCAAGACCACTGCCGTGAAGGCCGCGTCCTCGACGTCCACGGCCGCGGAAACCGTCGCCGGCAAGGCGGCCGCCGCGAAGTCCCCCGCGGCGAAGAACACCGCGAAGAAGGCTCCGGCCAAGAAGGCCGGCACCGCCAAGAGCGCCGCTGCGACGACCACGGCCGCCGAGGCCGTCGCGAAGAAGGCCACCCCCGCCAAGGCCACCGCCAAGAAGGCCGCCGCGAAGAAGACCGCCACCGCCAAGAAGACCGCCACCGCCACGAGCACGGTCGCCGAGAGCCCCGCGAAGAAGACCACCGCCGGCAAGGCGCCCGCGGGCAAGGCCGTCGCGAAGAGGGGCGCAGTCAAGAAGGCCCCGGCCCGGAGGGCGGCTGCCCGGAAGGCCCCTGCCGGACAGGCCCCCGCCCTGGAGGCCGCCTCCGCCCAGGTGGTCCCGCCGGAGGTGGAGGTCGCCGTCTCGCCCGCCGTCGACGCGGCGGACCGGGAGCGGCTGCTCGGCGGCACGCATCACGACCCGCACTCCGTGCTCGGCGCGCACCCGGTGCCCGGCGGCATCGCCTTCCGGGCGTTCCGGCCGTATGCCCTGTCGGTGACCGTCGTCGCCGGGGAACTGCGGGCCGAGCTGCACGACGACGGGGAGGGCTTCTTCTCCGGCCTGCTGCCGCTGCGGGAGGTCCCGGCGTACCGGCTGGTCGTGGAGTACGAGGGGACGGTCCTGGAGACCGAGGACGCGTACCGCTTCCTGCCCACGCTGGGCGACCTCGACCTGCACCTGATCGGCGAGGGCCGGCACGAGGAGCTGTGGACGGCGCTGGGTGCGCACCCGATGACCCACGAGGGCGTGACGGGCACCCGGTTCGCGGTGTGGGCGCCGAACGCGCGCGGCGTGCGCGTGGCCGGCACCTTCAACTTCTGGGACGGCACCGGGCACGTCATGCGGTCGCTGGGCTCGTCCGGGGTGTGGGAGCTGTTCCTGCCGGACGTCGGTGAGGGCGAGCTGTACAAGTTCGAGATCACCCGCCCCGACGGTTCGAGGACGCTGCGCGCCGACCCGCTGGCCCGCCGCACGGAGGTGCCGCCCGCGACCTCGTCGGTCATCACGTCCTCGGCGTACGAGTGGGGCGACGCCGAGTGGCTGGCCCGGCGCGCCGAGGCCCCGGCGCACGAGGCGCCGTTCTCGGTGTACGAGGTGCACCTGGCGTCCTGGCGGCCCGGGCTGACCTACCGTCAACTGGCGGAGCAGCTGCCGGGGTACGTGAAGAACCTGGGCTTCACGCACGTCGAGCTGATGCCGGTCGCGGAGCATCCGTTCGGCGGCTCCTGGGGCTACCAGGTGACCGGCTTCTACGCGCCGACGGCCCGGCTGGGCACGCCGGACGACTTCCGGTACCTGGTCGACAAGCTGCACCAGGCCGGCATCGGCGTCCTCATGGACTGGGTGCCGGCGCACTTCCCGCGTGACGCGTGGGCGCTGGCCGAGTTCGACGGCCGTCCGCTGTACGAGCACGAGGATCCGCTGCGGGCCGCGCACCCCGACTGGGGCACGCTGGAGTTCGACTTCGGGCGCAACGAGGTGCGCAACTTCCTCGTCGCCAACGCCGTGTACTGGTGCGAGGAGTTCCACATCGACGGGCTGCGCGTGGACGCCGTCGCCTCGATGCTCTACCTGGACTACTCGCGCGAGCCGGGCCAGTGGACGCCCAACGAGCACGGCGGCCGGGAGAACCTGGACGCGGTGGCGTTCCTCCAGGAGATGAACGCGACGGTGTACCGCAGGGTGCCCGGCGTGGTCACGATCGCCGAGGAGTCCACCGCCTGGGACGGTGTCACCCGGGCCACCCACCACAAGGGCCCGAGCGGCTTCGGCGGGCTGGGGTTCGGGCTGAAGTGGAACATGGGCTGGATGCACGACTCGTTGCAGTACATGAGCCACGAGCCGGTGCACCGCAAGTACCACCACGGGGAGATGACCTTCTCGATGGTGTACGCGTACAGCGAGAACTACGTGCTGCCGATCTCGCACGACGAGGTCGTGCACGGCAAGCGGTCCCTGGTGTCGAAGATGCCGGGCGACTGGTGGCAGCAGCGCGCCGGGGTGCGGGCCTACCTCGGCTTCATGTGGGCCCACCCGGGCAAGCAACTGCTGTTCATGGGCCAGGAGTTCGCGCAGGGCGCCGAGTGGTCGGAGGCGCACGGCCCGGACTGGTGGCTGCTGGACCCGGGCTACGGGGCGGAGCCCGACCACCGGGGCGTGCGCGACCTGGTCCGCGACCTGAACACCGTCTACCGGGCGACCCCGGCGCTGTGGCGGCTGGACACCGACCCGGCCGGTTTCGAGTGGATCGTCGGGGACGCCGCGGACGACAACGTCCTCGCGTTCCTGCGGCTGGACCCGGAAGGCGTCCCGGTGCTGGCGGTGTCCAACTTCGCGCCGGTCACCCGCCAGGACTACCGCCTGGGCGTCCCCGAGGACGTGCCCGCCTGGCACGAGGCCGTCAACACCGACGCGGCGCGCTACGGCGGCAGCGACGTCACCCACCCCGACCCGGTCAAACCGGAACCCCAGCCCTGGCACGGCCGCCCGGCGAGCATCCGCCTGACCCTGCCACCGCTGGCGACGGTGTGGCTGCGGCCGGCGTAG
- a CDS encoding maltokinase N-terminal cap-like domain-containing protein, which translates to MSEAVTRTVTTPPGLLASLDPLLREWLPRQRWFAGKGRPVTGFTLVEATELLPATSKLGLYHLLVRAHQPAVPSHGAPGHPGDCYQLLIGVREALPPRLAPALIGHVPTGPLAGRTVYDALHDTRPAELLLEALRTRARIGRLRFDRDAGQDIRSGLVPRVVTAEQSNSSVVYGDTFILKLLRRIVPGVNPDLELPLALAGEGCPRVPAPTAWLVADISPTADPVVPSGSVDLAAQPYVLGVLQPFLQGASDGWELALRELAKGEDFGAEARALGRATAQVHTALARALPTVTLGHMQLRLMVDGMIERLDAAVQAVAALRPYAGGLRSAFTALGDLAAEGRTWTAQRVHGDLHLGQCLRSPSGEWWLIDFEGEPARPLAERRMPQPAVRDVAGMLRSFDYAARSADPPQADWADTCRAAYCSGYAEASGRDPRTDPVLLRAYETDKAIYEVVYEARHRPDWLPVPLAAIDRLASTGHLT; encoded by the coding sequence ATGTCGGAAGCCGTCACACGCACCGTCACCACCCCGCCCGGCCTCCTTGCCTCCCTCGACCCGTTGCTGCGGGAGTGGCTGCCGCGGCAGCGGTGGTTCGCGGGCAAGGGGCGGCCGGTCACCGGGTTCACGCTGGTCGAGGCCACCGAGCTGCTCCCGGCCACGTCCAAGCTCGGCCTGTACCACCTGCTCGTCCGCGCCCATCAGCCCGCCGTGCCGTCCCACGGTGCGCCCGGCCACCCCGGTGACTGCTACCAGCTGCTGATAGGCGTGCGCGAGGCGCTGCCGCCTCGGCTGGCGCCCGCGCTCATCGGACACGTGCCGACGGGGCCGCTGGCCGGCCGGACGGTCTACGACGCCCTGCACGACACCAGGCCCGCCGAGCTGCTCCTGGAGGCGCTGCGCACCCGGGCCCGCATCGGCAGGCTGCGCTTCGACCGGGACGCCGGCCAGGACATCCGCTCGGGTCTCGTGCCGCGCGTGGTGACGGCCGAGCAGTCCAACTCGTCGGTCGTCTACGGAGATACGTTCATCCTAAAGCTGCTTCGCCGGATCGTGCCCGGGGTCAACCCCGATCTGGAACTGCCGCTCGCGCTGGCCGGCGAGGGCTGCCCCCGGGTGCCCGCGCCGACGGCCTGGCTGGTCGCGGACATCTCCCCCACGGCGGACCCGGTCGTCCCGTCGGGTTCGGTGGACCTCGCCGCCCAGCCGTACGTCCTGGGGGTGCTGCAGCCGTTCCTGCAGGGCGCCTCGGACGGCTGGGAGCTGGCGCTGCGCGAGCTGGCCAAGGGCGAGGACTTCGGCGCCGAGGCGCGGGCTCTCGGCCGGGCCACCGCCCAGGTGCACACCGCGCTGGCCCGCGCGTTGCCGACGGTCACGCTGGGTCACATGCAGCTCCGGCTCATGGTCGACGGCATGATCGAGCGGCTGGACGCGGCCGTCCAGGCGGTGGCCGCGCTGCGGCCGTACGCCGGCGGGCTGCGCTCCGCGTTCACGGCGCTGGGCGACCTGGCCGCCGAGGGCCGCACCTGGACCGCGCAGCGGGTGCACGGCGATCTGCACCTCGGCCAGTGCCTGCGCTCGCCGTCCGGCGAGTGGTGGCTGATCGACTTCGAGGGCGAGCCGGCCCGGCCGCTGGCCGAGCGGCGCATGCCGCAGCCGGCGGTGCGGGACGTCGCCGGCATGCTGCGGTCCTTCGACTACGCGGCCCGCTCGGCCGACCCGCCCCAGGCGGACTGGGCCGACACCTGCCGCGCCGCGTACTGCTCCGGCTACGCGGAGGCCTCCGGCCGCGATCCGCGCACCGACCCGGTGCTGCTGCGCGCCTACGAGACGGACAAGGCGATCTACGAGGTGGTGTACGAGGCCCGGCACCGCCCCGACTGGCTGCCGGTGCCCCTGGCCGCCATAGACCGGCTCGCCTCGACCGGCCACCTGACCTGA
- the treS gene encoding maltose alpha-D-glucosyltransferase, with translation MIVNEPVPDTFEDTPARDRDPEWFKRAVFYEVLVRSFQDSNGDGVGDLKGLTAKLDYLQWLGVDCLWLPPFFKSPLRDGGYDVSDYTAVLPEFGDLADFVEFVDAAHQRGMRVIIDFVMNHTSDQHPWFQESRKDPDGPYGDYYVWADDDKQFQDARIIFVDTEASNWTYDPVRKQYYWHRFFSHQPDLNYENPAVQEEMISALKFWLDLGIDGFRLDAVPYLYQQEGTNCENLPETHDFLKRVRKEIDAQYPDTVLLAEANQWPEDVVDYFGDYPSGGDECHMAFHFPVMPRIFMAVRRESRYPVSEILAKTPAIPSNCQWGIFLRNHDELTLEMVTDEERDYMWAEYAKDPRMRANIGIRRRLAPLLDNDRNQIELFTALLLSLPGSPILYYGDEIGMGDNIWLGDRDAVRTPMQWTPDRNAGFSSCDPGRLFLPTIMDPVYGYQVTSVEASMASPSSLLHWTRRMIEIRKQNPAFGLGSYTELPSSNPAVLAFLREYEDDLVLCVNNFSRFAQPTELDLSAFEGRHPVELFGGVRFPAIGELPYLLTLGGHGFYWFRLRKETM, from the coding sequence ATGATCGTCAACGAACCCGTTCCGGACACCTTCGAGGACACTCCCGCCCGGGACCGTGACCCTGAGTGGTTCAAGCGCGCCGTCTTCTACGAGGTGCTCGTCCGCTCGTTCCAGGACAGCAACGGCGACGGCGTCGGCGACCTCAAGGGCCTGACCGCCAAGCTCGACTACCTCCAGTGGCTCGGCGTCGACTGCCTGTGGCTGCCGCCGTTCTTCAAGTCCCCCCTGCGCGACGGCGGCTACGACGTCTCCGACTACACGGCCGTGCTGCCGGAGTTCGGCGACCTCGCGGACTTCGTGGAGTTCGTCGACGCCGCCCACCAGCGCGGCATGCGCGTGATCATCGACTTCGTCATGAACCACACCAGCGACCAGCACCCCTGGTTCCAGGAGTCGCGCAAGGACCCCGACGGGCCCTACGGCGACTACTACGTGTGGGCGGACGACGACAAGCAGTTCCAGGACGCGCGGATCATCTTCGTCGACACCGAGGCCTCCAACTGGACCTACGACCCGGTCCGCAAGCAGTACTACTGGCACCGCTTCTTCTCGCACCAGCCGGACCTCAACTACGAGAACCCGGCCGTGCAGGAGGAGATGATCTCCGCGCTGAAGTTCTGGCTGGACCTGGGCATCGACGGGTTCCGGCTGGACGCGGTGCCGTACCTGTACCAGCAGGAGGGCACCAACTGCGAGAACCTCCCGGAGACGCACGACTTCCTGAAGCGGGTGCGCAAGGAGATCGACGCGCAGTACCCGGACACGGTGCTGCTGGCGGAGGCCAACCAGTGGCCCGAGGACGTCGTCGACTACTTCGGCGACTACCCGAGCGGCGGCGACGAGTGCCACATGGCGTTCCACTTCCCCGTCATGCCGCGCATCTTCATGGCCGTACGGCGGGAATCCCGCTACCCGGTCTCCGAGATCCTGGCCAAGACCCCGGCCATTCCGTCGAACTGCCAGTGGGGCATCTTCCTGCGCAACCACGACGAGCTGACGCTCGAAATGGTCACGGACGAAGAGCGCGACTACATGTGGGCCGAGTACGCCAAGGACCCCCGCATGCGCGCCAACATCGGCATCCGCCGCAGGCTCGCTCCCCTGCTGGACAACGACCGCAACCAGATCGAGCTGTTCACGGCCCTGCTGCTGTCGCTACCGGGCTCGCCGATCCTGTACTACGGCGACGAGATCGGCATGGGCGACAACATCTGGCTCGGCGACCGGGACGCGGTGCGCACACCGATGCAGTGGACGCCCGACCGCAACGCGGGCTTCTCCTCGTGCGACCCGGGACGGCTGTTCCTGCCCACGATCATGGACCCGGTCTACGGCTACCAGGTCACGAGCGTCGAGGCGTCCATGGCCTCGCCCTCGTCGCTGCTGCACTGGACCCGCCGCATGATCGAGATCCGCAAGCAGAACCCGGCGTTCGGGCTCGGCTCGTACACCGAGCTGCCCTCCTCCAACCCCGCGGTGCTGGCATTCCTGCGGGAGTACGAGGACGATCTGGTGCTGTGCGTGAACAACTTCTCGCGGTTCGCGCAGCCCACGGAGCTGGATCTGAGCGCCTTCGAAGGGCGGCACCCGGTGGAGCTGTTCGGCGGGGTCCGCTTCCCCGCCATCGGCGAGCTGCCATACCTGCTGACCCTCGGGGGGCACGGATTCTACTGGTTCAGGCTCCGCAAGGAGACCATGTGA